ACCTTAGATGTGTTTAATGTAATTATTGGCGTTACGGCTCAATGTTGCTTAACCTTGCTGCCCATGTACTTCATTATCCAATTGCATACTCAATTGTGGGTAACTGTAGCAGTGCTGATTGTTTGTATACTCATCCTCAAAAAAACCTGGTGGAACCGTTTACCCACCGACAATCCTACTTATCAAAATAAAAACCAGCGGGTATTAGCCGGGCAGCAAATTTAATAGGTGGTTTATTTTGCTGGATTAAAATTTCGCATTCAAAAATCAGGAAGATAAAAATGAGTTAGGCCGATTAAATGCAACTCAATCCTTATTTTAAAAAGTCTAACATCTAATATTTATATACTTTAATCTCTTTTCATAAAGGATTGGCAAAAGGCTTGGTAAGTAGGAGTAAAGTAGCCATATTTAACGCCAAGCAGATAAAAATTTAAAAAACCAATCCCCAATGTCCGGAAAAAGCAAAGAAGTTGTTTTTAGCGAAATAGCCGATCAATTAGCCGCGCACCAGTTCACCATCGATAAACAAGATCAAACCCGACCCTGGGGTGGTTTTTTTGTAATCAACGAAGACCAGGCGCAGGCTTTTGCGGATACGTATTTTGACGGCATACCCATCGAAAATTTAAAAATTTCAGGTAAACTCAGTCCGAAAATCCTGGTGGTAGCTCCGCAAACGCGTTTGTCGTGGCAGTACCATTTTCGGCGGGCCGAAATCTGGAAAGTAATTCAGGGGAAAGTGGGCGTAATTACCAGCCCCACCGACGAAGAAGGCGAACTGA
The sequence above is a segment of the Adhaeribacter swui genome. Coding sequences within it:
- a CDS encoding cupin domain-containing protein — encoded protein: MSGKSKEVVFSEIADQLAAHQFTIDKQDQTRPWGGFFVINEDQAQAFADTYFDGIPIENLKISGKLSPKILVVAPQTRLSWQYHFRRAEIWKVIQGKVGVITSPTDEEGELKTYEVGGLITLKQGERHRLVGLDDWGVLAEIWQHTDASNPSDEEDIVRVQDDFGR